A window from Nocardioides mesophilus encodes these proteins:
- a CDS encoding 2-C-methyl-D-erythritol 4-phosphate cytidylyltransferase translates to MSDPELHGASLSCVGVVPLEGRGALPFVALHGEPLFLHAVRTLLATPSVRDVVVTADPDTVAEAEQELAAAQLPVEVLEAAGWWQAWDRSPSVPPRVALVDPLCPLVPCAFVARVLSEVTTDTAVAGYRPVTDTVKTVVDDQIVGTLDRDRLAVVASPVVVPGRLAGRGAPPVHDFALLADWLRERTELHLVRAPSMARRVGDESALRVLECLDELGRSVHEA, encoded by the coding sequence GTGAGCGACCCGGAGCTCCACGGCGCCTCTCTCTCCTGCGTCGGCGTGGTCCCGCTCGAAGGCCGCGGCGCCCTCCCGTTCGTCGCCCTGCACGGCGAGCCGCTGTTCCTGCATGCGGTCCGCACGTTGCTGGCCACCCCGTCGGTGCGCGACGTCGTCGTCACCGCGGACCCGGACACCGTCGCCGAGGCCGAGCAGGAGCTGGCCGCGGCACAGCTGCCGGTCGAGGTGCTGGAGGCCGCGGGGTGGTGGCAGGCGTGGGACCGGAGCCCGAGCGTGCCGCCGCGGGTCGCGCTGGTCGACCCGCTGTGCCCGCTGGTGCCGTGCGCGTTCGTCGCGCGGGTGCTCTCGGAGGTCACGACGGACACCGCGGTGGCCGGCTACCGGCCCGTCACCGACACGGTGAAGACCGTGGTCGACGACCAGATCGTCGGCACCCTGGACCGGGACCGGCTGGCGGTCGTCGCCTCGCCGGTCGTGGTGCCCGGCCGGCTGGCCGGCCGGGGGGCCCCGCCGGTGCACGACTTCGCGCTGCTGGCGGACTGGCTGCGGGAGCGGACCGAGCTGCACCTGGTTCGGGCGCCGTCGATGGCCCGCCGGGTGGGGGACGAGTCGGCGCTGCGGGTGCTGGAGTGCCTCGACGAGCTCGGGCGCAGCGTCCACGAGGCCTGA
- a CDS encoding IspD/TarI family cytidylyltransferase yields the protein MPGSPSPRPQRSPSGQHAAELAAGRARAPRAALVLLAAGEGRRVGHDTNKVLLPLSGRRVFTWAVRWATSLPQIDHVVLVIREGDQRTVQATLARELPGQAVTVVTGGSSRHESEWKALCSLRPLIEAGQTDVVVIHDAARPLASAALFHDVIEAADRFGGALPVTDQPALTRIQAGSPPVQERTVAVQTPQAFRAEPLLAAYTSAEAEGFVGTDTASCVERYTDLPVRCVGGDARNVKITFPEDLFLAERLLAKAHWDLSADATLGLLDVRRRRPPAGEGR from the coding sequence GTGCCCGGCTCCCCCTCCCCGCGACCCCAGCGGTCACCGAGCGGGCAGCACGCGGCGGAGCTGGCTGCCGGCCGAGCGAGGGCGCCGCGCGCGGCGCTGGTGCTGCTCGCCGCCGGCGAGGGCCGGCGGGTGGGGCACGACACCAACAAGGTGCTGCTGCCGCTCTCGGGTCGCCGGGTGTTCACCTGGGCGGTCCGGTGGGCGACCTCGCTGCCGCAGATCGACCACGTGGTCCTGGTGATCCGCGAGGGCGACCAGCGGACGGTTCAGGCGACGCTGGCCCGCGAGCTGCCCGGCCAGGCCGTCACCGTGGTGACCGGCGGCTCCTCGCGCCACGAGTCGGAGTGGAAGGCGCTGTGCTCACTGCGCCCGCTGATCGAGGCCGGACAGACCGACGTGGTGGTGATCCACGACGCCGCCCGGCCGCTCGCCTCGGCGGCGCTCTTCCACGACGTGATCGAGGCCGCGGACCGGTTCGGAGGTGCGCTGCCGGTGACTGACCAGCCCGCCCTGACCCGCATCCAGGCCGGCTCCCCGCCGGTGCAGGAGCGGACCGTCGCGGTGCAGACCCCTCAGGCCTTCCGGGCCGAGCCGCTGCTGGCGGCGTACACCTCCGCGGAGGCCGAGGGCTTCGTCGGCACCGACACGGCCAGCTGCGTGGAGCGCTACACCGACCTGCCCGTGCGCTGCGTCGGCGGGGACGCGCGCAACGTGAAGATCACCTTCCCCGAGGACCTGTTCCTCGCCGAGCGGCTGCTCGCCAAGGCACACTGGGACCTCTCGGCGGACGCGACCCTCGGCCTTCTCGACGTACGACGTCGCCGCCCGCCGGCCGGGGAGGGCCGATGA
- a CDS encoding ABC transporter permease, translating to MLVIAWWLHLKMLAVSVFEGVFQVIWPLFFATTAFLVYRQADDPEVMVYAGLGAAVMGIWSVIATTASGVLQRERWLGTLELLVASPTRFALILVPITTAMASLGLYSLCSTLLWGWLLFDITIPIAHPVLFALSIVVSILSIALIGFLLSVSVVRYRTAWALGNLLEYPGWLLCGFLVPLTLFPTWATWISYALPPTWGMQAIRDSASGGSPWRDILVCLALGVVYGGVGALLSETVLRSARRHATLALT from the coding sequence ATGCTGGTGATCGCCTGGTGGCTGCACCTGAAGATGCTGGCCGTCTCGGTGTTCGAGGGGGTCTTCCAGGTGATCTGGCCGCTGTTCTTCGCCACCACCGCGTTCCTCGTCTACCGGCAGGCCGACGACCCCGAGGTGATGGTCTACGCCGGCCTCGGGGCGGCGGTGATGGGCATCTGGTCGGTGATCGCGACGACCGCGAGCGGCGTGCTGCAGCGGGAGCGCTGGCTCGGCACGCTGGAGCTGCTGGTCGCCTCGCCGACCCGGTTCGCGCTGATCCTGGTGCCGATCACCACCGCGATGGCGAGCCTGGGGCTGTACTCCCTCTGCTCCACGCTGCTGTGGGGCTGGCTGTTGTTCGACATCACCATCCCGATCGCCCACCCGGTGCTGTTCGCGCTCTCGATCGTGGTCTCGATCCTGTCGATCGCGCTCATCGGGTTCCTGCTCTCGGTGTCGGTGGTGCGCTACCGGACCGCGTGGGCCCTGGGCAACCTGCTGGAGTACCCCGGCTGGCTGCTCTGCGGCTTCTTGGTCCCGCTGACGCTGTTCCCGACCTGGGCGACCTGGATCTCCTACGCGCTGCCGCCGACCTGGGGCATGCAGGCGATCCGCGACTCCGCGTCCGGCGGGTCGCCGTGGCGCGACATCCTGGTCTGCCTGGCGCTCGGCGTCGTGTACGGCGGCGTCGGCGCGCTCCTGTCCGAGACGGTGCTGCGCTCCGCGCGCCGCCACGCCACCCTGGCGCTGACATGA
- a CDS encoding PTS glucitol/sorbitol transporter subunit IIA: MSGIAAATRVVYESTVTAVGGQVEAFLDHGLLIFFGEESPAELHDMSVRHRPTVREEGPRPGDVIVLGTQELEVLAVGEVVADNLLNLGHLDLKADGGTEARLPGDVCVAVQPLPLLHAGDVFRIVRGGVAAGPAAGTAGVAS; the protein is encoded by the coding sequence GTGAGCGGCATCGCGGCGGCGACGCGGGTGGTCTACGAGTCCACGGTCACCGCGGTGGGCGGCCAGGTCGAGGCCTTCCTCGACCACGGCCTGCTCATCTTCTTCGGGGAGGAGTCGCCGGCCGAGCTGCACGACATGTCGGTGCGGCACCGGCCCACCGTCCGCGAGGAGGGACCGCGTCCGGGCGACGTGATCGTACTCGGCACCCAGGAGCTCGAGGTCCTCGCCGTCGGAGAGGTGGTGGCCGACAACCTGCTCAACCTCGGCCACCTCGACCTCAAGGCCGACGGCGGCACCGAGGCGCGGCTGCCCGGTGACGTGTGCGTCGCGGTGCAGCCGCTGCCGCTGCTGCACGCCGGGGACGTCTTCCGGATCGTCCGCGGCGGTGTCGCGGCCGGTCCGGCGGCCGGTACGGCGGGGGTGGCCTCATGA
- a CDS encoding UbiA family prenyltransferase, with protein sequence MRFRRQHGVPLSLALAAHPLQALLTTLGLTVAAALSGRAPREWALVAATVLAGQVTVGWVNDVADRHRDRQVGRQDRPVAMEWVDPGTVTFATACVVLLLVPLSVANGTAAGVAYLLSVAAAWSSNLWFHRTRLSWLPWAVSFGLLPAFLSYGGWGGGLHGAPPTVAMTVLAALLGVGVHVLTTLPDLVEDRATGLRHLPLRVALRIGAPRLLAIATAYTLLVGGCLVAVALNVGLRQ encoded by the coding sequence ATGAGGTTTCGCAGGCAGCACGGGGTGCCGCTCTCCCTGGCGCTGGCCGCGCATCCCCTCCAGGCGCTGCTGACGACGCTCGGGCTGACCGTCGCCGCGGCGCTCAGCGGCCGCGCCCCGAGGGAGTGGGCGCTGGTGGCCGCCACCGTGCTCGCCGGGCAGGTCACGGTCGGCTGGGTCAACGACGTCGCCGACCGGCACCGCGACCGTCAGGTCGGACGGCAGGACCGCCCGGTGGCGATGGAGTGGGTCGACCCGGGCACGGTGACGTTCGCGACGGCCTGCGTGGTGCTCCTGCTCGTTCCGCTCTCGGTCGCCAACGGCACCGCGGCCGGCGTCGCCTACCTGCTGTCGGTGGCCGCGGCCTGGTCCTCGAACCTCTGGTTCCACCGGACCCGGCTCTCCTGGCTGCCCTGGGCGGTCAGCTTCGGGCTGCTGCCGGCCTTCCTGTCCTACGGCGGCTGGGGCGGCGGCCTGCACGGCGCACCACCCACCGTTGCGATGACGGTGCTCGCCGCGCTGCTCGGCGTCGGCGTGCACGTCCTGACCACGCTGCCGGACCTCGTGGAGGACCGGGCGACCGGGCTGAGGCACCTGCCGCTGCGGGTCGCGCTGCGCATCGGCGCCCCCCGGCTGCTGGCGATCGCGACGGCGTACACGCTCCTCGTCGGCGGCTGCCTGGTCGCCGTCGCCCTGAACGTCGGGCTGCGCCAGTGA
- a CDS encoding phosphoglyceromutase: MTAEHTLILLRHGESDWNAKNLFTGWVDVPLTEKGRVEAARGGTLMREAGLLPDVLHTSVLRRAITTAQLALDECERHWIPVKRSWRLNERHYGALQGKNKKETLEQYGEEQFMLWRRSYDTPPPPLDDADEYSQVADPRYADLPDELKPRTECLADVVDRMLPYWYDAIVPDLRSGRTVCVAAHGNSLRALVKHLDDMSEEAVVGLNIPTGIPLVYRLDENMRPTQRGGQYLDPDAAADAIAAVANQGR, translated from the coding sequence ATGACTGCCGAGCACACGCTGATCCTGCTCCGTCACGGCGAGAGCGACTGGAACGCCAAGAACCTCTTCACCGGCTGGGTCGACGTCCCGCTGACCGAGAAGGGTCGCGTCGAGGCAGCCCGCGGGGGCACGCTGATGCGCGAGGCCGGCCTGCTGCCCGACGTCCTGCACACCTCGGTGCTGCGCCGGGCGATCACCACCGCCCAGCTCGCCCTCGACGAGTGCGAGCGGCACTGGATCCCGGTGAAGCGCTCGTGGCGGCTCAACGAGCGTCACTACGGCGCACTGCAGGGCAAGAACAAGAAGGAGACCCTGGAGCAGTACGGCGAGGAGCAGTTCATGCTCTGGCGCCGCTCCTACGACACCCCGCCGCCGCCGCTCGACGACGCCGACGAGTACAGCCAGGTCGCGGACCCCCGCTACGCCGACCTCCCCGACGAGCTCAAGCCGCGCACCGAGTGCCTCGCCGACGTGGTCGACCGGATGCTCCCCTACTGGTACGACGCGATCGTGCCCGACCTGCGCAGCGGCCGCACCGTCTGCGTCGCCGCGCACGGCAACTCGCTGCGCGCGCTGGTCAAGCACCTCGACGACATGTCCGAGGAGGCGGTCGTGGGGCTCAACATCCCCACCGGCATCCCGCTGGTCTACCGGCTCGACGAGAACATGCGGCCCACCCAGCGCGGCGGGCAGTACCTCGACCCCGACGCCGCCGCGGACGCCATCGCCGCCGTCGCCAACCAGGGCCGCTGA
- a CDS encoding NAD(P)H-dependent oxidoreductase, protein MSYRKRLEAREAEIGRPLRVGLVGAGQMGRGFAAQLLRMPGISLSAVLDVQRERAEEALTQAGITPSDARTTDAAVRAIENGGSVALGGIDELGALPLDVIVEATGVPDVGARVALESLLSGKGIATLNVESDVTIGALMASVADKAGAVYSVCRGDEPVETKILVDYARDLSFDVVCAGKGKNNPLDVYATPESLAERARTKQMNPKMLCSFVDGSKAMIEMAALANTTGLGVSTRGMHGPPSSVPELHRTFALKADGGVLEKAGVVDYCTGPVAPGVFVVVRTEDPYVNHEMTYLQMGDGPYFSLYRPYHLASIEAPLTVCEMVLDNRPSLVAEHWTAEVGAVAKRQLRAGEKIDGVGGSMVRGLIDDSADFARDGAVPLGVLAGATLRHDIAVDHLLTYDDVELDESSMIVRLRRLQDAMVESGMPSLDDLAELVRG, encoded by the coding sequence ATGAGCTACCGCAAGCGGCTCGAGGCCCGTGAGGCCGAGATCGGGCGACCGCTGCGGGTCGGGCTGGTCGGCGCCGGGCAGATGGGTCGCGGCTTCGCGGCCCAGCTGCTCCGGATGCCGGGCATCTCGCTGTCGGCGGTGCTCGACGTCCAGCGCGAGCGGGCCGAGGAGGCGCTGACCCAGGCCGGCATCACCCCCTCGGACGCCCGCACCACCGACGCCGCGGTCCGCGCGATCGAGAACGGCGGGTCGGTCGCGCTCGGCGGCATCGACGAGCTCGGGGCCCTCCCCCTCGACGTCATCGTGGAGGCGACCGGCGTACCCGACGTCGGCGCCCGGGTGGCGCTGGAGTCACTGCTGTCCGGCAAGGGCATCGCGACGCTCAACGTCGAGTCGGACGTGACCATCGGCGCGCTGATGGCGAGCGTGGCGGACAAGGCCGGCGCGGTCTACTCGGTGTGCCGGGGCGACGAGCCGGTGGAGACGAAGATCCTCGTCGACTACGCCCGCGACCTCTCCTTCGACGTCGTCTGCGCCGGCAAGGGCAAGAACAACCCGCTCGACGTCTACGCGACTCCCGAGTCGCTCGCCGAGCGCGCCCGCACCAAGCAGATGAACCCGAAGATGCTGTGCAGCTTCGTCGACGGCTCCAAGGCGATGATCGAGATGGCCGCGCTGGCCAACACGACCGGTCTCGGCGTCAGCACGCGGGGCATGCACGGGCCGCCGTCCTCGGTCCCCGAGCTGCACAGGACGTTCGCCCTCAAGGCGGACGGCGGGGTGCTGGAGAAGGCCGGCGTGGTCGACTACTGCACCGGTCCGGTCGCCCCGGGGGTCTTCGTGGTGGTCCGCACCGAGGACCCCTACGTCAACCACGAGATGACCTACCTGCAGATGGGGGACGGGCCGTACTTCTCGCTCTACCGTCCCTACCACCTGGCCAGCATCGAGGCTCCGCTGACGGTCTGCGAGATGGTGCTCGACAACCGGCCCTCGCTGGTCGCCGAGCACTGGACCGCCGAGGTGGGCGCGGTCGCCAAGCGCCAGCTGCGGGCCGGCGAGAAGATCGACGGGGTCGGTGGCTCGATGGTGCGCGGCCTCATCGACGACTCCGCCGACTTCGCCCGCGACGGCGCGGTGCCGTTGGGCGTGCTCGCCGGGGCGACCCTGCGGCACGACATCGCGGTGGACCACCTGCTCACCTACGACGACGTGGAGCTCGACGAGAGCTCGATGATCGTCCGGCTCCGACGGCTGCAGGACGCCATGGTCGAGTCGGGGATGCCCTCCCTGGACGACCTGGCGGAGCTCGTCCGCGGCTGA
- the srlA gene encoding PTS glucitol/sorbitol transporter subunit IIC, with the protein MPLLEMAANLVFAAEAPTLEDPSGFFGVLANAAEWFIGLFQAGGEVFLGLVTGIIPLLVVLLTAVNALIRLIGPEKIDKLGEYAARPGLVWYPVRYLVLPVLSVFFLTNPMAYTMGRFLPERYKPAFYDSAVSFVHPITGLFPHANPGELFVYLGIAAGITTLGGNLGDLAIRYLLVGMVVILIRGIVTEFITARMMARRTVTEGASA; encoded by the coding sequence ATGCCACTGCTCGAAATGGCAGCGAACCTGGTGTTCGCCGCCGAAGCCCCCACCCTGGAGGACCCGAGCGGGTTCTTCGGCGTCCTGGCCAACGCCGCCGAGTGGTTCATCGGCCTGTTCCAGGCCGGAGGCGAGGTGTTCCTGGGACTGGTCACCGGGATCATCCCGCTGCTGGTCGTCCTGCTCACCGCGGTCAACGCGCTGATCCGGCTGATCGGCCCCGAGAAGATCGACAAGCTCGGCGAGTACGCCGCCCGCCCCGGTCTGGTCTGGTACCCGGTCCGCTACCTGGTCCTTCCCGTGCTGTCGGTCTTCTTCCTGACCAACCCGATGGCCTACACCATGGGCCGGTTCCTGCCCGAGCGCTACAAGCCGGCCTTCTACGACTCCGCGGTGAGCTTCGTGCACCCGATCACCGGCCTGTTCCCGCACGCCAACCCCGGTGAGCTGTTCGTCTACCTCGGCATCGCCGCCGGCATCACCACCCTCGGGGGCAACCTCGGCGACCTCGCGATCCGCTACCTGCTGGTCGGCATGGTCGTCATCCTCATCCGCGGCATCGTCACCGAGTTCATCACCGCCCGGATGATGGCCCGCCGCACCGTCACCGAAGGAGCCTCGGCATGA
- a CDS encoding transcriptional regulator GutM has protein sequence MTAAILLAAVVAGWLLQLYLTYQQSMAFNRSVTALRKDGTVSVGVAGRRYRGGRAFVAIAVDERGLVRNAITLRGFTTFARSRPLPQLFDLKVSHVLGDRPIDALTHQQREAARQAATLLRNPSAAPA, from the coding sequence TCGCCGGCTGGCTGCTGCAGCTCTACCTCACCTACCAGCAGAGCATGGCGTTCAACCGCTCGGTCACGGCGCTGCGCAAGGACGGCACGGTCAGCGTCGGGGTGGCCGGTCGCCGCTACCGGGGGGGCCGCGCCTTCGTCGCCATCGCCGTCGACGAGCGCGGCCTCGTGCGCAACGCGATCACGCTGCGCGGATTCACCACCTTCGCGCGCAGCCGTCCGCTTCCCCAGCTGTTCGACCTCAAGGTGAGCCACGTCCTCGGCGACCGTCCGATCGACGCCCTCACCCACCAACAGAGGGAGGCCGCCCGACAGGCCGCCACCCTCCTCCGGAACCCCAGCGCCGCACCCGCCTGA
- a CDS encoding PTS sorbitol transporter has translation MSDYKSVRVTRGRGGWGGPLTITPTPDKPLIYSVTGGGIHPVAARIAELTGGEAFDGFKSSAPFDKIAVAVIDCGGTARVGVYPMKKVLTVDIHATSPAGPLANFITEELFVSGVKPDDVEEV, from the coding sequence ATGAGCGACTACAAGTCGGTCCGGGTGACCCGCGGCCGTGGAGGCTGGGGCGGTCCGCTGACGATCACCCCCACCCCCGACAAGCCGTTGATCTACTCGGTCACCGGTGGCGGCATCCACCCGGTGGCGGCACGGATCGCCGAGCTCACCGGAGGCGAGGCCTTCGACGGCTTCAAGAGCTCGGCGCCCTTCGACAAGATCGCCGTGGCGGTCATCGACTGCGGCGGCACCGCCCGCGTCGGGGTCTACCCGATGAAGAAGGTGCTCACCGTCGACATCCACGCCACCTCGCCCGCCGGGCCGTTGGCCAACTTCATCACCGAGGAGCTCTTCGTCTCCGGAGTGAAGCCCGACGACGTGGAGGAGGTGTGA
- a CDS encoding CarD family transcriptional regulator: protein MTFTVGETVVYPNHGAAVIEDIETRQIKGEDRLYLVLRIVAQQDLVVRIPACNLDLVGVRDVVDKEGLDKVFDVLRAAHTEEPTNWSRRYKANLEKLHSGDVMKVAEVVRDLWRRERDRGLSAGEKRMLAKARQILVSELALAEHTNEDKAEALLDEVLAS, encoded by the coding sequence ATGACATTTACCGTCGGCGAAACGGTTGTTTACCCAAATCACGGCGCAGCGGTCATCGAGGATATCGAGACCCGGCAGATCAAGGGCGAGGACAGGCTGTACCTCGTACTACGCATCGTCGCCCAGCAGGATCTGGTGGTCCGGATCCCGGCTTGCAACCTCGACCTCGTCGGGGTTCGCGACGTGGTCGACAAGGAGGGCCTGGACAAGGTCTTCGACGTCCTGCGGGCCGCACACACCGAGGAGCCGACCAACTGGTCGCGTCGGTACAAGGCCAACCTGGAGAAGCTCCACTCCGGTGACGTCATGAAGGTCGCCGAGGTCGTGCGCGACCTGTGGCGCCGTGAGCGCGACCGCGGTCTCTCGGCCGGCGAGAAGCGGATGCTGGCCAAGGCGCGGCAGATCCTCGTCTCCGAGCTCGCGCTCGCCGAGCACACGAACGAGGACAAGGCCGAGGCCCTCCTCGACGAGGTCCTCGCCTCCTGA
- a CDS encoding ABC transporter ATP-binding protein: MRVVEASDLHRSYRTRTGMWKRERKEVEAVRGVSFGIDQGELFGLLGPNGAGKTTTIKMLITLLLPTGGSARVLGHDVVTEPREVRRHIGYVFGGDRGLYERLNALDNLRYFAELYGVAPREQKQRIGYLLELVGLTGREKERVEGFSRGMRQRLHIARGLLHDPEVLFLDEPTIGIDPVGARELRATIGTLKEQGKTILLTTHYMFEADELCDRIAVIRAGELVAEGTPAVLKRRVSNGHVLEVETYGVPDSALAAVRSLAGVRTAAVEDRGQAQLLIVQVEPGAEVTSAVLGSLREVNVGRVSSREPTLEDAYVELVGGA, encoded by the coding sequence ATGCGCGTCGTCGAGGCCTCGGACCTTCATCGCAGCTACCGCACCCGCACCGGGATGTGGAAGCGGGAGCGGAAGGAGGTCGAGGCCGTCCGCGGCGTGAGCTTCGGCATCGACCAGGGCGAGCTGTTCGGCCTGCTCGGCCCCAACGGCGCCGGCAAGACCACCACCATCAAGATGCTGATCACGCTGCTGCTGCCGACCGGCGGCTCCGCCCGCGTGCTCGGCCACGACGTGGTCACCGAGCCCCGCGAGGTACGCCGCCACATCGGCTACGTCTTCGGCGGCGACCGCGGCCTCTACGAACGCCTGAACGCGCTCGACAACCTCCGCTACTTCGCCGAGCTGTACGGCGTCGCGCCGCGCGAGCAGAAGCAGCGGATCGGCTACCTGCTGGAGCTCGTCGGGCTCACCGGCCGCGAGAAGGAGCGGGTCGAGGGCTTCTCCCGGGGCATGCGGCAGCGGCTGCACATCGCCCGCGGGCTGCTGCACGACCCGGAGGTGCTCTTCCTCGACGAGCCCACCATCGGCATCGACCCGGTCGGTGCCCGTGAGCTGCGCGCGACCATCGGCACCCTCAAGGAGCAGGGCAAGACGATCCTGCTGACCACCCACTACATGTTCGAGGCCGACGAGCTGTGCGACCGGATCGCGGTGATCCGGGCCGGCGAGCTGGTCGCGGAGGGCACCCCGGCCGTGCTGAAGCGACGGGTCAGCAACGGACACGTGCTGGAGGTCGAGACCTACGGCGTGCCGGACTCCGCGCTCGCCGCCGTACGCTCCCTGGCCGGGGTCCGCACCGCCGCCGTCGAGGACCGCGGCCAGGCGCAGCTGCTGATCGTCCAGGTCGAGCCCGGCGCCGAGGTGACCTCCGCGGTGCTCGGCTCGCTGCGCGAGGTCAACGTCGGCCGGGTCAGCTCACGCGAGCCGACCCTGGAGGACGCCTACGTCGAGCTGGTCGGTGGCGCATGA
- a CDS encoding ABC transporter permease: MTRRGGDLREGVDDGVAEGSPAAGGEPVAPGRTALYSGRGRPRGGGAPAGFSSDVVTSARIFLVGGLISFRALFNWLSPWIYVPSLLMAPIFQILLFAYIGRSAGIESDAFFVIGNAVQYSAIPCLFAMANTVAGERWTQTLGIVLSTPARRVPLFLGRSLPVVVNGFVVSMFSLVVGSLLLGVSIPASAWLPLALVVGVAAMSCTGLGLANAALGLRVRETAVLSNVLFGVLLIFCGVNVALDSLPGWMAAVGSWLPLTHAIEAARSLAAGGSLASVSGLVQQEIGLGVLYGGLGLVALRLFEIEGRRRATLEIQ, encoded by the coding sequence ATGACGCGGCGCGGAGGGGACCTGCGCGAGGGCGTCGACGACGGGGTCGCCGAGGGCTCGCCTGCCGCCGGTGGAGAACCCGTCGCCCCGGGTCGGACCGCCCTCTACAGCGGCCGCGGCCGCCCGCGCGGTGGTGGCGCTCCCGCCGGATTCAGCAGCGACGTCGTCACCTCGGCGCGGATCTTCCTGGTCGGCGGCCTGATCAGCTTCCGGGCGCTGTTCAACTGGCTGAGCCCGTGGATCTACGTCCCGTCGCTGCTGATGGCGCCGATCTTCCAGATCCTGCTGTTCGCCTACATCGGCCGCTCGGCCGGCATCGAGTCCGACGCGTTCTTCGTGATCGGCAACGCGGTGCAGTACTCCGCGATCCCGTGCCTGTTCGCGATGGCCAACACGGTCGCCGGGGAGCGGTGGACCCAGACGCTCGGCATCGTGCTCTCCACCCCGGCCCGCCGGGTGCCGCTGTTCCTCGGCCGCTCGCTGCCGGTGGTCGTGAACGGCTTCGTCGTCTCGATGTTCAGCCTGGTGGTCGGCTCGCTGCTGCTGGGCGTGTCGATCCCGGCGTCGGCCTGGCTCCCGCTCGCGCTGGTGGTCGGCGTCGCCGCGATGTCGTGCACCGGCCTCGGGCTGGCCAACGCCGCGCTGGGCCTGCGGGTGCGGGAGACCGCCGTGCTGTCCAACGTGCTGTTCGGGGTGCTGCTGATCTTCTGCGGCGTGAACGTCGCCCTGGACTCGTTGCCCGGCTGGATGGCGGCGGTCGGCTCGTGGCTGCCGCTCACGCACGCGATCGAGGCGGCCCGCTCGCTGGCCGCCGGCGGCTCGCTCGCCTCGGTCTCCGGGCTGGTGCAGCAGGAGATCGGCCTGGGCGTGCTTTACGGCGGCCTCGGCCTGGTGGCTCTCCGGCTGTTCGAGATCGAGGGGCGGCGGCGTGCCACGCTCGAGATCCAGTAG
- a CDS encoding PTS glucitol/sorbitol transporter subunit IIB, with amino-acid sequence MSTATTTRKPSGFDSFNNLLVKIGRTVGGVVGTLYQSGRDAIDTIIRNILPFMAFIAVLIGIINETGIGNWLANLVAPLASSLIGLLAISVFCAIPILSPVLGPGAVIAQVVGVLLGTRIGAGDIPPQYALPALFAINPQVGCDFIPVGLALGEAEPETVEVGVPAVLISRLITGPLSVVIAYFASFGLYSSNS; translated from the coding sequence ATGAGCACCGCCACCACCACCCGGAAGCCCTCCGGATTCGACAGCTTCAACAACCTGCTGGTCAAGATCGGCCGCACCGTCGGCGGCGTCGTCGGCACGCTCTACCAGTCCGGCCGCGACGCGATCGACACGATCATCCGCAACATCCTCCCATTCATGGCCTTCATCGCGGTGCTCATCGGCATCATCAACGAGACCGGCATCGGCAACTGGCTCGCCAACCTGGTGGCCCCGCTGGCCTCCAGCCTGATCGGGCTGCTCGCGATCAGCGTCTTCTGCGCGATCCCGATCCTCTCGCCGGTGCTCGGCCCCGGCGCGGTCATCGCCCAGGTGGTCGGCGTGCTGCTCGGCACCCGGATCGGCGCCGGCGACATCCCCCCGCAGTACGCCCTGCCCGCCCTGTTCGCGATCAACCCCCAGGTCGGCTGCGACTTCATCCCGGTCGGCCTGGCCCTCGGCGAGGCGGAGCCGGAGACCGTCGAGGTCGGCGTACCGGCGGTGCTGATCTCGCGGTTGATCACCGGTCCGCTCTCGGTGGTCATCGCGTACTTCGCGAGCTTCGGGCTCTACAGCTCCAACAGCTGA